Proteins encoded by one window of Micromonospora coxensis:
- a CDS encoding carbohydrate-binding module family 20 domain-containing protein, with amino-acid sequence MRFPRSRAAVPAAALAVGLAAATLTTVAAADPQPAAAAPTVRANGDAIVHLFQWRWDSVADECESTLGPGGWGGVQVSPPQEHVVIASAEGATHPWWQDYQPVSYRLDKTRRGTKADFVDMVERCRDQGVKVYVDMVLNHMSGSGSQGNGPGSAGTVYSKYGYPNLFDDGSGDSYGYADFASCYRRINNWGSKSEVQDCELLDLADLDTANPEVRRKIAKYMNAVIDLGVAGFRVDAAKHVAEPELADIYQRLHDVPGFGGRPDIFQEVYGDATTPYTSYAGLGAVTNFDYQQSVASAFRNGAISGLASMPNYGGLTGAQSITFIDNHDTQRATPTLTYKNGARYYLADAFMLAHPYGRPQLMSSYAFGAVTAQGPPSSADGTTNATDCARAEWICEHRDEQVAGMPSFRNAVAGTGIGTVVTDGSGRLGFARGDKGYAAFNATGSAWSRTFGTALPDGTYCNVARGTFDRATGACTGGTVTVSGGAFTTSIPADRAVALHVDARVGVASPSPTASPSPSGSPSPNPDETPTPTPTTSAPAGLTRITATVQTDPGQEVYVVGSLPQLGAWNPANGVKLATTAAGYPSWTGSVNLPADAAFEWKLVKVGNGGVVWENDPNRSGSGGTALDATWNQRTTSTPVGAPVSFRATAQTVLGQNVVVVGDIPALGGWDPARGLPLSAASYPTWTGSLTLPAGTAFSYKYVKRADDGTVVWESGANRTVTATGAVTLTDTWR; translated from the coding sequence ATGAGGTTCCCCCGCTCGCGTGCCGCCGTACCGGCGGCCGCACTGGCCGTCGGTCTCGCCGCGGCCACCCTCACCACCGTCGCGGCGGCCGATCCGCAACCGGCCGCCGCCGCCCCCACCGTCCGCGCCAACGGCGACGCCATCGTCCACCTGTTCCAGTGGCGGTGGGACTCCGTCGCCGACGAGTGCGAGTCCACCCTCGGCCCCGGCGGCTGGGGCGGCGTGCAGGTCTCGCCGCCGCAGGAGCACGTGGTGATCGCCAGCGCCGAGGGCGCGACCCACCCCTGGTGGCAGGACTACCAGCCGGTGTCGTACCGGCTGGACAAGACCCGGCGTGGCACGAAGGCCGACTTCGTCGACATGGTCGAACGATGTCGGGACCAGGGCGTCAAGGTCTACGTCGACATGGTGCTCAACCACATGAGCGGCAGCGGCTCACAGGGCAACGGCCCGGGCAGCGCCGGCACCGTCTACTCGAAGTACGGCTACCCCAACCTCTTCGACGACGGCTCCGGCGACAGCTACGGCTACGCCGACTTCGCCTCCTGCTACCGGCGGATCAACAACTGGGGCAGCAAGAGCGAGGTGCAGGACTGCGAGCTGCTCGACCTCGCCGACCTCGACACCGCCAACCCCGAGGTACGCCGCAAGATCGCCAAGTACATGAACGCGGTGATCGACCTCGGGGTGGCCGGCTTCCGGGTGGACGCCGCCAAGCACGTGGCCGAGCCGGAGCTGGCCGACATCTACCAGCGGCTGCACGACGTGCCCGGCTTCGGCGGCCGACCGGACATCTTCCAGGAGGTGTACGGCGACGCCACCACCCCGTACACCTCGTACGCCGGCCTCGGCGCGGTGACCAACTTCGACTACCAGCAGTCGGTCGCCTCGGCGTTCCGCAACGGCGCCATCTCCGGGCTGGCCTCGATGCCGAACTACGGCGGGCTGACCGGCGCGCAGTCGATCACCTTCATCGACAACCACGACACCCAGCGGGCCACCCCGACGCTGACCTACAAGAACGGCGCCCGCTACTACCTCGCCGACGCGTTCATGCTGGCCCACCCGTACGGCCGGCCCCAGCTGATGTCCAGCTACGCGTTCGGCGCGGTCACCGCGCAGGGACCGCCGAGCAGCGCCGACGGCACCACGAACGCGACCGACTGCGCCCGCGCCGAGTGGATCTGCGAGCACCGTGACGAGCAGGTCGCCGGGATGCCCTCGTTCCGCAACGCGGTGGCCGGCACCGGCATCGGCACCGTGGTCACCGACGGCTCCGGCCGGCTCGGCTTCGCCCGGGGCGACAAGGGGTACGCCGCGTTCAACGCCACCGGCAGCGCGTGGAGCCGCACCTTCGGCACCGCCCTGCCGGACGGCACCTACTGCAACGTGGCCCGGGGCACCTTCGACCGGGCCACCGGCGCCTGCACCGGCGGCACGGTGACCGTCTCCGGTGGCGCGTTCACCACCAGCATCCCCGCCGACCGGGCGGTGGCGCTGCACGTCGACGCCCGGGTCGGCGTCGCCTCGCCGTCGCCGACCGCCTCGCCGTCGCCCAGCGGGTCGCCCTCGCCGAACCCGGACGAGACCCCGACCCCCACCCCGACGACGAGCGCGCCGGCCGGCTTGACCCGCATCACCGCCACCGTGCAGACCGATCCGGGCCAGGAGGTGTACGTGGTCGGCTCGCTGCCGCAGCTCGGCGCCTGGAACCCGGCCAACGGGGTGAAGCTCGCCACCACCGCCGCCGGTTACCCCTCGTGGACCGGCTCGGTGAACCTGCCCGCCGACGCGGCGTTCGAGTGGAAACTGGTGAAGGTCGGCAACGGCGGCGTGGTCTGGGAGAACGACCCGAACCGCAGCGGCTCGGGCGGCACCGCGCTCGACGCCACCTGGAACCAGCGGACCACGAGCACCCCGGTCGGCGCGCCGGTGAGCTTCCGGGCCACCGCGCAGACCGTCCTCGGGCAGAACGTCGTCGTGGTCGGCGACATCCCGGCCCTGGGCGGCTGGGACCCGGCGCGCGGGCTGCCGCTGTCGGCGGCGAGCTACCCGACCTGGACGGGGAGCCTGACCCTGCCGGCCGGCACCGCCTTCTCCTACAAGTACGTCAAGCGCGCCGACGACGGCACGGTCGTCTGGGAGTCCGGGGCGAACCGCACGGTCACCGCGACCGGCGCGGTGACACTCACCGACACCTGGCGCTGA
- a CDS encoding DUF305 domain-containing protein: MPRLIATTLTVALLATAGCAGGPAPATAPGSAPAATAPAAAPGGDVPSSGIDVLFLSMMVAHTTETLEIVRLGRARVADAELRTLVAAIEVTEADELATMRRWLSEAGPSALAAAAAHDHSGHSDAPRGLARLRAAPAGQVDRVLREVLGAHQRTAADLARAQVRAGVSERVRDLARRIERSRTAEVELMATPAAARS; the protein is encoded by the coding sequence ATGCCCCGGCTGATCGCCACCACCCTGACCGTGGCCCTGCTCGCCACCGCCGGCTGCGCGGGCGGGCCCGCGCCCGCGACCGCCCCGGGCTCCGCTCCGGCCGCGACCGCCCCGGCCGCCGCGCCGGGCGGGGACGTCCCGAGCAGCGGCATCGACGTGCTGTTCCTCAGCATGATGGTGGCGCACACGACGGAGACGCTGGAGATCGTCCGGCTCGGTCGGGCCCGGGTCGCGGACGCCGAGCTGCGGACCCTGGTCGCCGCGATCGAGGTGACCGAGGCCGACGAGTTGGCCACCATGCGGCGCTGGCTCTCCGAGGCCGGCCCCTCGGCGCTGGCCGCCGCCGCCGCGCACGACCACTCCGGGCACAGCGACGCCCCGCGCGGACTGGCCCGGCTCCGCGCGGCCCCGGCCGGCCAGGTGGACCGGGTGCTGCGCGAGGTGCTCGGCGCGCACCAGCGCACGGCGGCCGACCTGGCCCGGGCGCAGGTGCGCGCCGGCGTCAGCGAGCGGGTGCGGGACCTGGCCCGGCGGATCGAGCGGTCGCGGACCGCCGAGGTCGAGCTGATGGCGACGCCGGCGGCCGCCCGGAGCTGA
- a CDS encoding lytic polysaccharide monooxygenase: MRRRITIPLVTTGVVASTLAVAAPAQAHGYVSSPPSRQALCAQNRVPDCGQIKYEPQSVEGPKGLRSCHAGIPQFAVLNDDSRGWPATSVGSSVTFTWVNTARHATSNWEYWIGGTRVAVVNGGGQQPGATVSHTVNLGGFSGRQKLLAIWNIADTANAFYSCVDLQIGGGGSTPTPTPTSPSPTPTASPTASPTGTPAPGGTWTAGRSYQVGDQVTYSGLTYRCRQAHTAIAGWEPPNVPALWTQV, from the coding sequence ATGCGTCGAAGGATCACCATCCCGCTCGTGACGACCGGTGTCGTCGCGTCCACCCTGGCCGTCGCCGCGCCCGCCCAGGCGCACGGCTACGTCTCGTCACCGCCCAGCCGGCAGGCGCTCTGCGCGCAGAACCGGGTGCCCGACTGCGGCCAGATCAAGTACGAGCCGCAGAGCGTCGAAGGCCCCAAGGGCCTGCGCAGCTGCCACGCCGGCATCCCCCAGTTCGCCGTGCTCAACGACGACAGCCGGGGTTGGCCGGCCACCTCCGTCGGTAGTTCGGTCACCTTCACCTGGGTCAACACCGCCCGCCACGCCACCAGCAACTGGGAGTACTGGATCGGCGGCACCCGGGTCGCGGTCGTCAACGGCGGCGGGCAGCAGCCCGGCGCGACCGTCTCGCACACCGTCAACCTGGGCGGCTTCTCCGGCCGGCAGAAGCTCCTCGCCATCTGGAACATCGCCGACACCGCCAACGCCTTCTACTCCTGCGTGGACCTCCAGATCGGCGGCGGTGGCTCGACGCCCACGCCGACCCCGACCAGCCCGTCACCCACCCCGACGGCGAGCCCGACGGCGAGCCCGACCGGCACGCCGGCACCGGGCGGCACCTGGACCGCGGGCCGTTCCTACCAGGTCGGCGACCAGGTCACCTACAGCGGCCTGACGTACCGCTGCCGGCAGGCGCACACCGCCATCGCCGGCTGGGAGCCGCCGAACGTGCCGGCGCTCTGGACCCAGGTCTGA
- a CDS encoding ArsR/SmtB family transcription factor: protein MVSVDAFAVLAEPNRRRILDTLRRAEHSVGELVDALGMSQPAVSKHLKVLREAGFVTCRTAAQQRIYRLDVRPFRAVDGWLEPYRELWTGHRPGEE from the coding sequence ATGGTGTCCGTCGACGCCTTCGCCGTCCTGGCCGAGCCGAACCGGCGGCGAATCCTCGACACGCTCCGACGCGCGGAGCACAGCGTCGGCGAACTCGTCGACGCGCTGGGCATGAGCCAGCCGGCCGTCTCCAAGCACCTCAAGGTGCTGCGCGAGGCCGGCTTCGTCACCTGCCGCACGGCGGCACAGCAGCGCATCTACCGCCTCGACGTCCGCCCGTTCCGCGCCGTGGACGGCTGGCTGGAGCCGTACCGGGAACTGTGGACGGGGCACCGTCCCGGCGAGGAGTGA